A section of the Halobacteriovorax sp. DA5 genome encodes:
- the hflK gene encoding FtsH protease activity modulator HflK, translating into MSFNNGQAPRNDFEKMKQDLDKGLKLLGPFFIFIVLVIFGYTSFYTVEPDEEAVVIRLGKYINTNTPGLHFKIPFGVDEVIKVKVKTVLQEEFGFRTKSSRSRRSSYSGDNFDHESLMLTGDLNVASVEWAVQYQVRDPFKFIFQTSEPVRNIRDISESIMRRVVGDRSVTDVLTVGKVEIEADAKLLMQEVIDKYDMGVSIISVKLQDVNPPQVVKASFNEVNEAKQEQEKAINEAEGAYNKVIPEARGKAEKMVSEAEGYAAALVNRAEGDVAKFQEILKEYRRAPKITKKRLYIEAMEGLYKKYDNLTIIDPKVKGLLPIYDQGAKK; encoded by the coding sequence ATGTCTTTTAATAATGGACAAGCACCAAGAAATGACTTCGAAAAAATGAAACAAGATTTAGATAAGGGGCTCAAGTTACTTGGGCCCTTTTTTATATTCATTGTTTTAGTTATTTTCGGATACACATCTTTTTACACTGTCGAGCCTGATGAAGAGGCCGTCGTAATTCGTCTGGGTAAGTATATTAATACTAATACTCCAGGCCTTCATTTTAAGATTCCATTTGGGGTTGATGAAGTAATTAAGGTTAAAGTTAAAACTGTTCTTCAAGAAGAGTTTGGATTTAGAACAAAGAGTTCGAGATCACGACGTTCTTCTTATTCTGGTGATAACTTTGATCACGAGTCACTTATGCTTACAGGTGACTTGAATGTTGCCTCTGTTGAGTGGGCCGTTCAATACCAAGTCCGTGACCCTTTCAAGTTTATCTTTCAAACAAGTGAGCCAGTAAGAAATATCCGCGATATCTCAGAATCAATTATGAGACGAGTTGTTGGGGATAGATCAGTTACTGATGTCTTAACTGTTGGTAAAGTAGAAATTGAAGCTGATGCTAAGCTACTTATGCAAGAAGTAATTGATAAGTATGACATGGGTGTTTCAATCATCTCTGTAAAGCTTCAGGATGTTAATCCTCCACAAGTCGTTAAAGCTTCATTTAACGAAGTTAACGAAGCAAAGCAAGAACAAGAAAAGGCCATTAACGAAGCAGAAGGTGCTTATAACAAAGTTATTCCAGAGGCACGTGGTAAGGCGGAGAAAATGGTATCTGAAGCTGAAGGTTATGCAGCTGCTCTTGTAAACCGTGCAGAAGGGGATGTTGCAAAGTTTCAAGAAATCCTAAAAGAGTATCGTCGTGCCCCTAAGATTACAAAGAAGCGTCTTTATATTGAAGCAATGGAAGGGCTTTATAAGAAGTACGACAATCTTACAATTATTGATCCAAAGGTTAAGGGATTACTTCCTATTTATG